The proteins below come from a single Stomoxys calcitrans chromosome 1, idStoCalc2.1, whole genome shotgun sequence genomic window:
- the LOC106081515 gene encoding uncharacterized protein LOC106081515, whose protein sequence is MTLTVVKQKSGMQHTRPIITLLVVVIILSGSLSLDHKESLEFSMKICDIAKKRNAQTNILYTNDWKEGRSENSTHNIDWLVLYQCLLELPFLLRSLDYFPIEPARAFSSLNIFSITSAERASNVLDFIDAHQRWKQGHRYLFIWLLPKWEVGAVKDFFRHLWLKNILHALVIWDSVHVYTFEPFSVEGFRLKSIAEHQCYYYDKLTNFHHYEFSITMFTDPVRAIPLPNTSSQGYRRIDGRVASALVEQLNATARYIAPADNETYGSLRNGTFSGALGDIQSGLAHIGFNLRYTLDHVKEHVEELYPYQRRFLYLIVPAAEMCPEYMIFVRAFSNCLWRLIILNFCLVLVIFIIFHYLAGHLYQQENAPHSPGTHWQCYRLFEILYKTQLGGPVETYSSMSSLRQILMAWILFSYVLSTMYFAKLESNFVQPSYEPEMDSLDQLPQLNVPIYAFDIVFEAVKVSLLPQYYEWISAMGVRVPANRQGDKFAFEVTQKNARVGLILHDEMAKELLVHTFNEATKRPSYHIVREYLRTLTTSYVVTKGSPFIHKFQQVVSAFHEFGFIRHWLQVEPRNAASHNSQEFLEDLEDDLDMSDDEEGTGTAAPSEDASMKKVVLNLDILQGAFYLWLAGILISCVGFAAEWVYWWNHYQSQQCTSHEP, encoded by the coding sequence ATGACCTTAACAGTTGTTAAGCAGAAATCAGGCATGCAACATACAAGGCCAATTATCACTCTTCTAGTGGTGGTGATAATCTTAAGTGGCTCATTGTCTCTCGACCACAAAGAATCTTtggaattttcaatgaaaatctgtGATATTGCCAAAAAGCGAAATGCCCAAACCAATATTCTCTACACTAATGATTGGAAGGAAGGCAGAAGTGAAAACTCAACACATAACATCGATTGGCTTGTACTCTATCAATGTCTGCTGGAGTTGCCCTTTTTGTTAAGATCCTTGGACTATTTTCCTATTGAGCCAGCTCGTGCCTTTAGCAGTTTAAACATATTCTCTATAACATCAGCTGAAAGGGCATCAAATGTTTTGGATTTCATTGATGCGCATCAACGTTGGAAGCAAGGTCATcgttatttgtttatatggctTCTACCTAAATGGGAGGTTGGGGCAGTCAAGGATTTCTTTCGTCACCTTTGGCTGAAAAATATTCTACATGCCTTGGTGATTTGGGACTCAGTGCATGTTTACACCTTTGAACCTTTTTCGGTGGAGGGATTTCGTTTGAAGAGCATTGCGGAACATCAGTGCTATTACTACGACAAGTTGACGAATTTCCATCACTATGAGTTTTCCATTACCATGTTCACTGATCCCGTGAGAGCCATACCTTTGCCGAATACCAGCAGTCAGGGCTACAGGCGCATCGATGGCAGGGTGGCCAGTGCCTTGGTGGAGCAACTTAATGCCACTGCTCGATATATAGCTCCAGCCGATAACGAGACTTATGGCTCCTTGCGTAATGGTACCTTCTCGGGGGCCCTCGGGGACATACAGTCGGGTCTGGCCCATATTGGTTTTAATTTGCGCTACACCTTGGACCATGTCAAAGAGCATGTCGAGGAGCTATATCCCTATCAAAGGCGTTTCCTGTATCTCATAGTGCCTGCTGCGGAGATGTGTCCCGAATATATGATTTTTGTCAGAGCTTTCAGCAACTGCTTGTGGCGCCTTATTATTCtaaatttttgcctggttttgGTGATTTTCATCATTTTTCATTATTTGGCGGGGCATCTATACCAACAGGAGAATGCCCCTCATTCTCCTGGCACACATTGGCAGTGCTACAGACTCTTTGAGATCCTTTATAAAACCCAATTAGGTGGACCTGTGGAAACGTATTCAAGCATGAGTTCATTGCGTCAAATACTAATGGCCTGGATACTTTTTAGTTATGTGCTTAGCACCATGTACTTTGCCAAATTGGAGAGTAACTTTGTGCAACCCAGCTATGAACCCGAAATGGACAGCCTTGACCAATTGCCTCAGCTTAATGTGCCCATTTATGCCTTCGATATTGTCTTTGAAGCGGTCAAGGTTTCCCTGCTGCCTCAGTACTATGAGTGGATCAGTGCTATGGGTGTGAGAGTACCGGCCAATAGGCAAGGCGATAAATTCGCCTTTGAGGTTACACAGAAAAATGCACGAGTTGGCCTCATCTTGCATGATGAAATGGCCAAGGAGCTGTTGGTGCATACCTTCAATGAGGCTACAAAACGGCCATCATATCACATTGTAAGGGAATATCTACGCACTCTAACCACATCGTATGTTGTGACCAAGGGCTCACCGTTCATTCATAAATTTCAGCAGGTGGTGAGTGCGTTTCATGAGTTCGGTTTCATACGTCACTGGTTGCAGGTGGAGCCACGCAATGCTGCCTCCCACAATTCGCAAGAATTCCTTGAAGACCTGGAGGATGATTTAGATATGAGCGATGATGAGGAAGGCACGGGCACAGCTGCTCCCTCCGAGGATGCAAGCATGAAGAAAGTAGTTTTGAATTTGGACATATtgcagggggcattttatttgTGGCTGGCTGGCATATTAATCAGTTGTGTGGGATTTGCTGCCGAATGGGTTTATTGGTGGAACCACTATCAATCACAGCAATGTACAAGTCATGAGCCATGA